Proteins encoded by one window of Streptomyces sp. LX-29:
- a CDS encoding glycosyltransferase family 39 protein, with product MRFSVRVAVGVLAPMGVMLALGLWGLDRGAMWRDESATYLVARRTLPEIWRLLGTVDAVHGLYYLLMHGVLAAGRGLAAPVGDTETLLRAPSLLAAVGTAGLVAALGHRLTGRARVGLWAGLLYAATPIVSHYAQEGRPYALVATGAAAATLLLVRAAERHTAGGWAGYGAVVAVTVLLNACAALLLVAHAATLALAHAPRRTWRGWAAAAVGVVAVLAPLLLVSAGQADQVAWIAEPRYPQAKALLYGFAGPSGLVLAVNLALMGVALARPLPPATPLPLPAVALPLALVPPLLLFAASQQEALFHPRYVFFALAGVPLLAAAGAEWLASRMAWRRPVALVGAAAIGLAFLWQFPLHQRERALSSRADNLAVAAAELGRVTRPGDAVLYAPAYERRLALAYPRPVAHLRDVALQAPGPPSGTLYGREVGRRELARRLAPLDRVWLVSEPGPPHGPKPTALAARGFRPGPSLCLADGKLTLYTKAPR from the coding sequence GTCCGCGTCGCCGTCGGGGTCCTGGCACCCATGGGCGTCATGCTCGCCCTCGGCCTCTGGGGGCTCGACCGGGGCGCGATGTGGCGCGACGAGTCGGCGACCTATCTGGTGGCGCGGCGCACCCTGCCGGAGATCTGGCGGCTGCTCGGCACCGTCGACGCCGTCCACGGGCTCTACTACCTGCTGATGCACGGGGTGCTCGCCGCCGGCCGCGGCCTCGCCGCCCCCGTCGGCGACACCGAGACGCTGCTGCGGGCGCCCTCCCTGCTCGCCGCCGTCGGCACCGCCGGGCTGGTCGCCGCCCTCGGCCACCGGCTGACCGGGCGGGCCCGGGTGGGGCTGTGGGCGGGGCTGCTGTACGCGGCGACACCGATCGTCAGCCACTACGCGCAGGAGGGGCGGCCGTACGCCCTGGTGGCCACCGGCGCCGCCGCGGCGACCCTGCTGCTGGTGCGGGCCGCCGAACGGCACACCGCCGGCGGCTGGGCCGGGTACGGGGCCGTCGTCGCGGTCACCGTGCTGCTCAACGCCTGCGCCGCGCTGCTGCTCGTCGCGCACGCCGCCACCCTCGCCCTCGCCCACGCGCCGCGCCGCACCTGGCGGGGCTGGGCGGCGGCGGCCGTCGGGGTGGTCGCGGTGCTGGCGCCGCTGCTGCTGGTCTCCGCCGGCCAGGCGGACCAGGTGGCGTGGATCGCCGAGCCGCGCTATCCGCAGGCCAAGGCCCTGCTGTACGGGTTCGCCGGGCCCAGCGGGCTGGTCCTGGCGGTCAACCTGGCCCTGATGGGCGTCGCGCTGGCGCGACCGCTGCCGCCCGCCACCCCGCTGCCGCTGCCGGCGGTGGCGCTGCCGCTCGCCCTCGTGCCCCCGCTGCTGCTCTTCGCCGCCTCCCAGCAGGAGGCGCTCTTCCACCCGCGGTACGTGTTCTTCGCGCTGGCCGGGGTGCCGCTGCTGGCGGCGGCCGGTGCCGAGTGGCTCGCCTCCCGCATGGCCTGGCGGCGGCCGGTGGCGCTGGTGGGGGCGGCGGCTATCGGCCTGGCCTTCCTCTGGCAGTTCCCCCTCCACCAGCGGGAACGGGCCCTGTCCAGCCGGGCCGACAACCTCGCCGTGGCGGCCGCGGAGCTCGGCCGGGTCACCCGCCCGGGCGACGCGGTCCTCTACGCCCCCGCGTACGAGCGCCGTCTCGCGCTCGCCTACCCGCGGCCGGTCGCCCACCTCCGCGATGTGGCGCTCCAGGCCCCCGGCCCGCCCTCCGGAACCCTCTACGGGCGCGAGGTCGGCCGTCGAGAACTCGCCCGGCGGCTGGCCCCGCTGGACCGGGTGTGGCTGGTCTCCGAGCCCGGTCCACCCCACGGCCCCAAGCCCACCGCCCTGGCGGCGCGGGGGTTCCGGCCCGGCCCGTCGCTGTGTCTGGCGGACGGCAAGCTGACCCTGTACACGAAGGCCCCCAGATGA
- a CDS encoding bifunctional glycosyltransferase family 2 protein/CDP-glycerol:glycerophosphate glycerophosphotransferase, giving the protein MPRFSIIVAAYRVQGYLRECLDSALTQSFHDIEVVAVDDRSPDHCGAIIDEYAARDERVVPAHLEVNQGPGRARNAGVARATGDYLLFLDGDDTLAPGTLRGLADRLARTADPDILYFDHVRTYWWDRRESSLFGPLLESAGTDVFSILERPEFLRLFAMSSNRVYRREFYTEHRFAFSEGIYEDALLSYKTMLTAERLACVPLVGLEYRQRRTGASTRSPGEEHFVIFEQYARLFDFLDDRPRLEPLRPALFERAVSHFLFCLDNPSRVAPRDRLRFFQRASGWYLVHVPPGFTAPPEDAERFEALARGSFARYLAREASARPSAGTRWLRRKVRHPLAARAKRALYRVHRRLPLDDRLAVYSAYWNRGVLCNPAAVYYAARELAPHIHGVWVVRPSQLETVPRDVDYVLPGTRGYYQAIARAKYLVNNVNFANDLVKRPGQIHLQTLHGTPLKCMGLDQQHYPAAARGMSFRSLLRRVDRWDYVLSSNQHSSEVWERVYPASYEILEYGYPRNDVYFSAGRAEIAALRAELGIPAERTAILYTPTLRDYQHSFTPRLDLGRVSRALGPDTVLLVRAHYSYGAQADLAGLAEAGLVIDVSAHPRVEDLCLAADALLTDYSSIMFDYADLDRPIVVYADDWELYRATRGVYFDLLSGRPGDTPGAVARTEDELIAVFREGRWNDASATALRAAFRERFCRYDDGRAAERVVRRVLLGETGV; this is encoded by the coding sequence ATGCCCCGCTTCAGCATCATCGTCGCCGCCTACCGGGTGCAGGGCTATCTGCGCGAGTGCCTCGACTCGGCCCTGACCCAGTCGTTCCACGACATCGAGGTGGTGGCGGTCGACGACCGGTCGCCGGACCACTGCGGCGCCATCATCGACGAGTACGCGGCGCGGGACGAGCGGGTGGTCCCGGCGCACCTGGAGGTCAACCAGGGCCCGGGCCGGGCCAGGAACGCCGGCGTGGCCCGGGCCACCGGCGACTACCTGCTCTTCCTCGACGGCGACGACACCCTCGCCCCCGGCACCCTGCGCGGCCTGGCCGACCGGCTCGCCCGCACCGCCGACCCGGACATCCTCTACTTCGACCATGTGCGCACCTACTGGTGGGACCGGCGGGAGTCCAGCCTCTTCGGGCCGCTGCTGGAGTCCGCCGGCACGGACGTCTTCTCCATCCTGGAACGCCCCGAGTTCCTGCGGCTGTTCGCGATGTCCTCCAACCGCGTCTACCGCCGGGAGTTCTACACCGAACACCGGTTCGCCTTCAGTGAGGGTATCTACGAGGACGCCCTGCTGTCGTACAAGACCATGCTGACGGCCGAGCGGCTCGCCTGTGTGCCCCTGGTGGGGCTGGAGTACCGGCAGCGGCGCACCGGGGCCAGCACCCGCAGCCCCGGCGAGGAGCACTTCGTCATCTTCGAGCAGTACGCGCGCCTCTTCGACTTCCTCGACGACCGCCCGCGGCTGGAACCGCTGCGCCCCGCCCTCTTCGAACGGGCCGTCTCACACTTCCTGTTCTGCCTGGACAACCCCTCGCGGGTGGCCCCCCGCGACCGGCTGCGCTTCTTCCAGCGGGCGTCGGGCTGGTACCTCGTGCACGTGCCGCCGGGCTTCACCGCGCCGCCCGAGGACGCCGAGCGCTTCGAGGCGCTGGCCCGCGGTTCCTTCGCGCGCTACCTGGCCCGGGAGGCGTCCGCGCGGCCCTCCGCCGGGACTCGCTGGCTGCGCCGGAAGGTCCGCCACCCGCTGGCCGCGCGGGCCAAGCGGGCGCTGTACCGGGTGCACCGGCGGCTGCCGCTGGACGACCGGCTGGCCGTCTACTCCGCCTACTGGAACCGCGGGGTGCTGTGCAATCCGGCCGCCGTCTACTACGCGGCGCGGGAGCTGGCGCCGCACATCCACGGGGTGTGGGTGGTCCGCCCGTCGCAGCTGGAGACCGTCCCGCGGGACGTCGACTACGTGCTGCCCGGCACCCGCGGGTACTACCAGGCCATCGCCCGCGCCAAGTACCTCGTCAACAACGTCAACTTCGCCAACGACCTGGTCAAGCGGCCCGGACAGATCCATCTGCAGACCCTGCACGGCACCCCGCTGAAGTGCATGGGCCTGGACCAGCAGCACTATCCGGCGGCGGCCCGCGGCATGAGCTTCCGCAGCCTGCTGCGCCGGGTGGACCGCTGGGACTACGTGCTCTCCTCCAACCAGCACTCCAGCGAGGTCTGGGAGCGGGTCTACCCGGCCTCGTACGAGATCCTCGAATACGGCTATCCGCGCAACGACGTCTACTTCAGCGCCGGCCGGGCCGAGATCGCGGCCCTCCGCGCCGAACTGGGCATCCCCGCCGAGCGCACCGCGATCCTCTACACCCCCACCCTCCGCGACTACCAGCACTCCTTCACCCCCCGCCTGGACCTGGGGCGGGTCAGCCGGGCGCTGGGGCCGGACACGGTGCTGCTGGTGCGGGCCCACTATTCCTACGGGGCGCAGGCGGACCTGGCGGGGCTGGCCGAGGCGGGCCTGGTCATCGACGTCTCCGCGCACCCCCGGGTGGAGGACCTGTGCCTGGCCGCCGACGCGCTGCTGACCGACTACTCCTCCATCATGTTCGACTACGCCGACCTCGACCGGCCGATCGTCGTCTACGCCGACGACTGGGAGCTCTACCGCGCCACCCGCGGCGTCTACTTCGACCTGCTCTCCGGCCGCCCCGGCGACACCCCCGGCGCCGTCGCCCGCACCGAGGACGAACTCATCGCCGTCTTCCGCGAGGGTCGCTGGAACGACGCGTCCGCCACCGCGCTGCGGGCGGCCTTCCGGGAACGCTTCTGCCGCTACGACGACGGCCGGGCCGCGGAGCGGGTGGTGCGGCGGGTGCTGCTGGGGGAGACGGGGGTCTGA
- a CDS encoding bifunctional glycosyltransferase family 2 protein/CDP-glycerol:glycerophosphate glycerophosphotransferase, with product MPRFSVIVPAYKVQAYLHDCLRSVLTQDHTDLELIAVDDASPDACGAIIDELAAQDPRVRPVHLPENTGLGPARNAGLRQATGDYLLFLDGDDTLAPGALRAIDERLRAIADPEVLLFDYARVYWTGVTVRNVRAGLLAQRGPAGTDVPEVFRLADRPELLRLLMVAWNKAYRRDFIQREGFAFPPGIYEDTPWTYPVLLCARSVATLDRVCVHYRQRRRGSILRTTSHAHFDVFDQYDRVFAFVDSRPELAHWRPVLFQRMLEHLSAIYAAPGRLPPGTRADFARRTRAHHRRHHTHGALGRAARRRIRLRSTLLRLGACRAYGFLSAARRLWRGGRRLAGGCYRALRTGVLRAHYLLQRHRRLDPRLAVFAAYWHRGYACNPAAIEAEVRRLAPHLRTAWITGEAYAHTLPPGVRRIQPGSAAYWTALARARFLVNNVNFTDRLRKRPGQIHLQTHHGTPLKHMGLDLQDHPAAAHAMDFERLLKRVDRWDYSLSANRHSTLTWERVYPSGYTTLGYGYPRNDVYQRATAEDVRRIRAALGIAPHATAVLYAPTHRDYARDHAPRLDVGRVAHALGPQFTLLVRAHYFADGGQGPGVEGGAAGAAGVIDVSAHGSVEELCLAADALITDYSSLMVDYANLDRPIVVYADDWDAYRATRGVYLDLTGEDAPGPVCRTEDELIAVFREGGWRESTAAGRRTAFRERFCPWDDGRAAERVVRRVFLGETDDGPPVVPLADRTPAPAARPHGPPAVTLDVVSRR from the coding sequence GTGCCCCGGTTCAGCGTCATCGTCCCCGCGTACAAGGTCCAGGCGTACCTCCACGACTGCCTGCGCTCCGTGCTGACGCAGGACCACACCGACCTGGAGCTGATCGCGGTCGACGACGCCTCCCCGGACGCCTGCGGCGCCATCATCGACGAGTTGGCCGCCCAGGACCCGCGGGTGCGCCCCGTCCATCTCCCCGAGAACACGGGCCTGGGCCCGGCCCGCAATGCCGGGCTGCGCCAGGCCACCGGCGACTACCTGCTCTTCCTCGACGGCGACGACACCCTGGCGCCCGGCGCGCTGCGCGCGATCGACGAGCGGCTGCGCGCCATCGCCGACCCGGAGGTGCTGCTCTTCGACTACGCGCGGGTGTACTGGACCGGCGTGACGGTGCGCAACGTGCGCGCCGGGCTGCTCGCCCAGCGCGGCCCGGCCGGCACCGACGTGCCCGAGGTCTTCCGGCTCGCCGACCGCCCCGAGCTGCTGCGGCTGCTGATGGTGGCGTGGAACAAGGCGTACCGCCGGGACTTCATCCAGCGCGAGGGCTTCGCCTTCCCGCCCGGCATCTACGAGGACACCCCCTGGACCTACCCGGTGCTGCTGTGCGCCCGCTCGGTCGCCACCCTGGACCGGGTCTGCGTGCACTACCGGCAGCGCCGGCGCGGCTCGATCCTGCGCACCACCAGCCATGCCCACTTCGACGTCTTCGACCAGTACGACCGCGTCTTCGCGTTCGTCGACAGCCGGCCCGAACTGGCCCACTGGCGCCCCGTGCTCTTCCAGCGGATGCTGGAGCACCTCTCCGCGATCTACGCCGCGCCGGGCCGGCTGCCGCCGGGCACCCGCGCCGACTTCGCCCGCCGCACCCGCGCCCACCACCGCCGCCACCACACCCACGGCGCGCTCGGCCGGGCCGCCCGGCGCCGCATCCGGCTGCGCTCCACGCTGCTGCGGCTCGGCGCCTGCCGGGCGTACGGGTTCCTGAGCGCGGCGCGGCGGCTGTGGCGCGGCGGCCGGCGACTGGCCGGCGGCTGCTACCGGGCGCTGCGGACCGGGGTGCTGCGCGCGCACTACCTGCTCCAGCGCCACCGGCGCCTCGATCCGCGGCTGGCCGTCTTCGCCGCCTACTGGCACCGCGGCTACGCCTGCAACCCGGCGGCCATCGAGGCCGAGGTGCGACGGCTGGCGCCGCACCTGCGCACCGCGTGGATCACCGGCGAGGCGTACGCGCACACCCTGCCGCCGGGCGTGCGGCGGATCCAGCCCGGCTCGGCCGCGTACTGGACCGCCCTGGCCCGCGCCCGCTTCCTGGTCAACAACGTCAACTTCACCGACCGGCTGCGCAAGCGGCCCGGCCAGATCCACCTCCAGACCCACCACGGCACCCCGCTCAAGCACATGGGCCTGGACCTCCAGGACCATCCGGCGGCCGCGCACGCCATGGACTTCGAGCGGCTGCTGAAGCGGGTCGACCGCTGGGACTACAGCCTCTCCGCCAACCGGCACTCCACCCTCACCTGGGAGCGCGTCTACCCCTCCGGCTACACCACGCTCGGCTACGGCTATCCGCGCAACGACGTCTACCAGCGCGCCACCGCCGAGGACGTCCGGCGCATCCGCGCGGCGCTCGGCATCGCGCCGCACGCCACCGCCGTGCTGTACGCGCCCACCCACCGCGACTACGCGCGCGATCACGCGCCCCGGTTGGACGTGGGCCGGGTCGCGCACGCGCTGGGCCCGCAGTTCACCCTGCTGGTCCGCGCGCACTACTTCGCCGACGGCGGTCAGGGGCCGGGCGTGGAGGGGGGAGCGGCCGGGGCGGCGGGGGTCATCGACGTCTCGGCGCACGGCAGCGTGGAGGAGCTGTGCCTGGCCGCCGACGCGCTGATCACCGACTACTCCTCCCTCATGGTCGACTACGCCAACCTGGACCGCCCGATCGTCGTCTACGCCGACGACTGGGACGCCTACCGCGCCACCCGCGGCGTCTATCTCGACCTCACCGGCGAGGACGCGCCGGGGCCGGTCTGCCGCACCGAGGACGAGCTGATCGCGGTGTTCCGCGAGGGCGGCTGGCGCGAGTCCACCGCGGCCGGGCGGCGCACCGCCTTCCGGGAACGCTTCTGCCCCTGGGACGACGGGCGGGCCGCCGAGCGCGTGGTGCGGCGGGTCTTCCTCGGCGAGACCGACGACGGGCCGCCGGTGGTGCCGCTCGCGGACCGCACCCCGGCCCCGGCCGCGCGGCCCCACGGCCCGCCCGCCGTCACCCTCGACGTGGTCTCGCGCCGTTGA
- a CDS encoding carbohydrate ABC transporter permease, with protein sequence MTSADTVVRGKQSLPARIAARAGGGATRIFLILVGLFWLLPTVGLLLSSLRDPADVDVSGWWKVFDDPGQLTFGAYEDLLNNERITDSLWTTAAITVPATVLVVLIGALAGYAFAWMDFPGRDWWFLLVVGLLVVPVQVALIPVAKLFGEIGIFETTTGVVLFHTAFGLPFAIFLLRNFFAEIPRELLEAARLDGAGELRLFFRVVLPLGGPAIASLGIFQFLWVWNDMLVALIFADSGNPPITVALQQQVRQFGNNIDVLGPGAFISMVVPLAVFFAFQRQFVSGVMAGAVK encoded by the coding sequence ATGACCAGTGCGGACACGGTCGTACGAGGCAAACAGTCGCTGCCCGCGCGGATCGCGGCCCGGGCCGGCGGCGGGGCGACCCGGATCTTTCTGATCCTGGTGGGGCTCTTCTGGCTGCTGCCCACCGTCGGGCTGCTGCTCTCCTCGCTGCGCGACCCGGCCGACGTGGACGTCTCCGGCTGGTGGAAGGTCTTCGACGACCCGGGCCAGCTCACCTTCGGCGCCTACGAGGACCTGCTGAACAACGAGCGGATCACCGACTCGCTGTGGACCACGGCCGCGATCACCGTCCCGGCCACGGTGCTGGTGGTGCTGATCGGCGCGCTCGCCGGGTACGCCTTCGCCTGGATGGACTTCCCCGGCCGCGACTGGTGGTTCCTGCTGGTCGTCGGCCTGCTCGTGGTCCCCGTGCAGGTGGCGCTGATCCCGGTGGCCAAGCTCTTCGGCGAGATCGGCATCTTCGAGACCACCACCGGCGTGGTGCTCTTCCACACCGCCTTCGGCCTGCCCTTCGCGATCTTCCTGCTGCGCAACTTCTTCGCCGAGATCCCGCGCGAGCTGCTGGAGGCGGCGCGGCTGGACGGGGCGGGCGAGCTGCGGCTGTTCTTCCGGGTGGTGCTGCCGCTGGGCGGCCCGGCCATCGCCTCGCTGGGCATCTTCCAGTTCCTGTGGGTGTGGAACGACATGCTGGTCGCGCTGATCTTCGCGGACAGCGGCAACCCGCCGATCACGGTCGCGCTCCAGCAGCAGGTCCGGCAGTTCGGCAACAACATCGACGTGCTCGGTCCCGGCGCCTTCATCTCGATGGTGGTGCCGCTGGCCGTCTTCTTCGCCTTCCAACGGCAGTTCGTGTCGGGCGTGATGGCGGGCGCGGTGAAGTAG
- a CDS encoding sugar ABC transporter permease: protein MSTATAGGAAASGPTPSATKRTARRRTLMGTRPWVVALFLLPALALLGALVVYPIGYSLWRSFFDAPGDGFVGLDNYETVFTDDAILTAVKNNIIWVVVAPSVATALGLIFAVLTERVRWGTAFKLVVFMPMAISMLAAGIIFRLVYEQDPDRGVANAMWVTVHDTFADSPPFPGAHPRPDAGLTDSGGGSFTAPEPLRVGAPTAVPLVAAKRDDIRGAADAKAAKAEPGKITGTVWFDFTRGGGRHNVLERGEKGLADVEVEAVRDGKVVATATTRADGTYTLPAEAEGALLRLPGSNFKEPYNGVDWLGPNLVTPAIIGSYVWMWAGFAMVLIAAGLAGVPRELLEAARVDGANEWQVFRRVTVPLLAPVLAVVTVTLMINVLKIFDLVYIIAPGTSQDDANVLALQLYKSSFGTDVNQGVGSAIAVFLLLLVVPVMFFNIRRIRRERRR from the coding sequence ATGTCGACCGCGACAGCGGGCGGCGCGGCCGCCTCCGGCCCCACCCCGTCCGCCACGAAGCGCACCGCCAGGCGCCGGACCCTCATGGGCACCCGGCCGTGGGTGGTGGCGCTGTTCCTGCTGCCCGCGCTGGCGCTGCTCGGCGCCCTCGTCGTCTATCCGATCGGCTACTCCCTGTGGCGCAGCTTCTTCGACGCCCCGGGTGACGGCTTCGTCGGGCTGGACAACTACGAGACGGTGTTCACCGACGACGCCATCCTCACGGCGGTCAAGAACAACATCATCTGGGTGGTCGTCGCCCCCTCGGTGGCCACCGCGCTCGGGCTGATCTTCGCGGTGCTCACCGAGCGGGTGCGCTGGGGCACCGCCTTCAAGCTGGTCGTCTTCATGCCGATGGCGATCTCCATGCTGGCGGCGGGCATCATCTTCCGGCTGGTGTACGAGCAGGACCCGGACCGGGGCGTGGCCAACGCCATGTGGGTGACGGTGCACGACACCTTCGCCGACTCGCCGCCCTTCCCCGGCGCACACCCGCGCCCCGACGCCGGGCTGACCGACTCCGGGGGCGGCTCGTTCACCGCTCCCGAGCCGCTGCGGGTCGGCGCGCCCACCGCCGTACCGCTGGTCGCGGCCAAGCGCGACGACATCCGCGGGGCGGCGGACGCCAAGGCGGCCAAGGCCGAGCCCGGGAAGATCACCGGCACCGTCTGGTTCGACTTCACCCGCGGCGGCGGCCGGCACAACGTGCTGGAGCGGGGCGAGAAGGGGCTGGCGGACGTCGAGGTCGAGGCGGTGCGGGACGGGAAGGTCGTCGCCACCGCCACCACCCGCGCCGACGGCACCTACACCCTGCCCGCCGAGGCGGAGGGCGCCCTGCTGCGGCTGCCCGGATCGAACTTCAAGGAGCCCTACAACGGCGTGGACTGGCTCGGACCGAACCTGGTCACCCCGGCCATCATCGGCTCCTACGTCTGGATGTGGGCGGGCTTCGCGATGGTGCTGATCGCGGCCGGGCTCGCCGGCGTGCCACGCGAGCTGCTGGAGGCCGCGCGGGTGGACGGCGCCAACGAGTGGCAGGTCTTCCGCCGGGTGACGGTGCCGCTGCTGGCTCCGGTGCTCGCCGTCGTCACCGTCACCCTCATGATCAACGTCTTGAAGATCTTCGACCTCGTCTACATCATCGCGCCGGGCACCTCCCAGGACGACGCCAACGTGCTCGCGCTCCAGCTCTACAAGTCGTCCTTCGGGACGGACGTCAACCAGGGCGTCGGCAGCGCGATCGCCGTGTTCCTGCTGCTGCTCGTGGTGCCCGTGATGTTCTTCAATATCCGCCGGATTCGTAGGGAGCGCCGCCGATGA
- a CDS encoding extracellular solute-binding protein, protein MRTPLRTRPGSPQRRRRPHRTAALGLLAAGALALATTGCGGEDAADAGGSPAPTTVRLPQLKGQKLQVTAVWTGTEQESFGKVLKEFEKRTGASVSFVPSGDDMSAFVGSKMAGGDPPDVAMLQQVGVLREFAEKGWAKPVDAATREQLARNFSPGWRELGAHRGKQYGVYFKVSNKSLVWYNTAAFAYAGAEPPKTWREFLDTAQLVSDSGVDAVSVGGADGWTLTDWFENVYLSQAGPEKYDQLARHEIKWTDPTVTRALTTLAELWGTRGLVAGGGEGALQTEFPESVTRTFANAAEPEAGMVFEGDFVAANIADAGADLGSQAKVFPFPAVDGGKAPVVTGGDVAVALKDTKASQALLTFLASPDAAHIWAEAGGFVSANKNLDLDAYPNAPLRAIAGSLIEAGDDFRFDMSDQAPAAFGGKPAQGEWKALQDFLKNPKDVAGIQRRLESDAAKAYQN, encoded by the coding sequence ATGCGCACACCGCTTCGAACACGGCCGGGCTCGCCGCAACGCCGGAGGCGCCCGCACCGCACGGCCGCGCTGGGCCTGCTGGCCGCCGGCGCCCTCGCGCTGGCCACCACCGGCTGCGGCGGCGAGGACGCGGCGGACGCCGGGGGCAGCCCGGCGCCGACCACCGTGCGGCTGCCTCAGCTGAAGGGGCAGAAGCTCCAGGTGACCGCCGTGTGGACGGGGACCGAGCAGGAGAGCTTCGGCAAGGTCCTCAAGGAGTTCGAGAAGCGCACCGGGGCCTCGGTCTCGTTCGTGCCCAGCGGCGACGACATGTCGGCCTTCGTCGGCTCGAAGATGGCCGGTGGCGACCCACCGGACGTCGCGATGCTCCAGCAGGTCGGCGTGTTACGAGAGTTCGCCGAGAAGGGCTGGGCCAAGCCGGTCGACGCCGCCACCCGGGAGCAGCTGGCCAGGAACTTCTCCCCGGGCTGGCGGGAGCTGGGCGCCCACCGGGGCAAGCAGTACGGGGTCTACTTCAAGGTCAGCAACAAGTCGCTGGTCTGGTACAACACCGCCGCCTTCGCGTACGCGGGCGCCGAGCCGCCCAAGACCTGGCGGGAGTTCCTGGACACCGCCCAGCTGGTCTCGGACTCCGGGGTGGACGCCGTCTCGGTCGGCGGGGCGGACGGCTGGACGCTCACCGACTGGTTCGAGAACGTCTACCTCTCCCAGGCGGGGCCGGAGAAGTACGACCAGCTGGCCCGGCACGAGATCAAGTGGACCGATCCCACGGTGACCCGGGCGCTCACCACCCTCGCCGAGCTGTGGGGCACCCGGGGCCTGGTCGCGGGCGGTGGCGAGGGCGCGCTCCAGACGGAGTTCCCGGAGTCGGTCACCCGGACCTTCGCCAACGCCGCCGAGCCGGAGGCCGGCATGGTCTTCGAGGGCGACTTCGTGGCCGCCAACATCGCCGACGCCGGCGCGGACCTGGGCAGCCAGGCGAAGGTCTTCCCGTTCCCGGCGGTGGACGGCGGCAAGGCGCCCGTGGTCACCGGCGGGGATGTGGCGGTGGCGCTGAAGGACACCAAGGCGTCGCAGGCGCTGCTGACCTTCCTCGCCTCGCCGGACGCCGCCCACATCTGGGCCGAGGCCGGGGGCTTCGTCTCGGCCAACAAGAACCTCGACCTGGACGCGTACCCCAACGCCCCACTCCGCGCGATCGCCGGCTCGCTCATCGAGGCCGGCGACGACTTCCGCTTCGACATGTCCGACCAGGCCCCGGCGGCCTTCGGCGGCAAGCCGGCCCAGGGGGAGTGGAAGGCGCTCCAGGACTTCCTGAAGAACCCGAAGGACGTGGCCGGCATCCAGCGGCGGCTGGAGTCCGACGCCGCCAAGGCGTACCAGAACTGA